A single Deltaproteobacteria bacterium HGW-Deltaproteobacteria-4 DNA region contains:
- a CDS encoding ABC transporter ATP-binding protein — protein MSGRQLILENVTKRFGGLVAVDNVSMIVEEGQIYGVIGPNGAGKTTVFNNITGIYKPEEGRILWRGTEITGLAPHRIVALGIVRTFQTIRLFPQMSVAENIMAGRHIRSRQGMWHGIIHTPFSARDEKANWLKTREIMEFFNLSAEAATPVGGLPYGVQRKVEMARALAAEPQLLILDEPAAGLNDSETLELQDTIRRIRTMGVTILLIEHDMELVMALTDYMTVLNFGGKIAEGTPTEIQRNPEVIEAYLGSEDDDE, from the coding sequence ATGAGTGGCAGGCAGCTGATTCTTGAGAATGTCACCAAGCGCTTCGGCGGACTGGTCGCGGTCGACAATGTCAGTATGATTGTCGAGGAGGGGCAGATCTATGGGGTGATCGGCCCGAACGGCGCCGGCAAGACCACGGTCTTCAACAATATCACCGGCATCTACAAACCCGAAGAGGGGCGGATCCTGTGGCGGGGCACCGAGATCACCGGTCTGGCGCCGCACCGCATCGTCGCCCTCGGCATCGTCCGCACCTTCCAGACCATCCGTCTCTTTCCGCAGATGAGCGTCGCCGAAAATATCATGGCCGGCCGCCATATCCGCAGCCGCCAGGGGATGTGGCACGGCATCATCCATACCCCTTTTTCGGCCCGGGACGAAAAGGCCAACTGGCTCAAGACCCGGGAGATCATGGAGTTCTTCAACCTGAGCGCCGAGGCGGCGACCCCGGTCGGCGGTCTCCCCTACGGCGTGCAGCGCAAGGTGGAGATGGCGCGGGCACTGGCGGCGGAACCTCAACTCCTCATTCTTGATGAACCGGCGGCGGGTTTGAATGACAGCGAAACCCTGGAACTGCAGGACACAATCCGGCGCATCCGGACCATGGGGGTGACGATCCTCCTCATCGAGCATGACATGGAGCTGGTGATGGCTCTCACCGATTATATGACGGTCCTCAACTTCGGCGGGAAGATCGCGGAAGGGACCCCGACCGAGATTCAGCGCAATCCCGAGGTGATCGAAGCCTATCTGGGGAGTGAGGACGACGATGAGTGA